DNA sequence from the Cohnella herbarum genome:
CCGTTCACGTAAACGTCAAGCGATCCGTTTAGTCCCATGCCGTTCGACGAATCCGGCATCGTAAATCTCATCGTAACGCCCGCGCCGCCTTGCCCTTGCTTAACGGTCCATTGCAAGTAGGAGCCGTTCGAAGGAAGCGAGATATAGCGTTGATCGGAAGCTTCGGAAGCGATCAGCGATTGATCGAACGTCGGCGCCGTCTGAAGCGTCGCTCCTCCGCCGCGGGTAGCGTCGTCGGTATCGTATCGGCTATACGGCATGCTCGCTCCTCGAGCGGAATAGACGACAAGATTCGTTGTACTCGTATTATTCGCTTGCTTAATCGCTAATTCGTTAGCGTCTACCGCTGCGGTAGTCGTAACCGTATAGCTGCCGTTAATCGCCGTCCACGTCCCCGGAATGTTAACGATCGCGGATGCTCCCGTGGCTAAAGTGCCGTTATAGGATCCGCTAAAGCTTTGGATCGTTGCCCCGGCGGCATTTTTAAGCACGACTGTAATTCCGTGGGCTCCGGCTGCGGAAGCAATCGTTCCTTGGTTTTTCAGATTGACGGCAAAGGAAACCGAATTGTTGGCGACCGGAGTGGTCGGAGTCCAAGATACGGCGGCTACGAGATCGGAGCTTGAAACGGGAACAACGGTAAGCGAAGTCGGTTGCGTATAATTGTTGTTCGATTCGTTCTGCTCGATGATCGCGTTGTTCTCGTCTACCTTGGCGCTGACCGAGTAGGTAGCGGAGGATTTCGTACCCGCGTTTACCGATACCGTGGTTGTAGCGCCAGCCGCAAGTCCCGCTACCGGAGCGGTGCCCGCCAACTCGTTGTTCAGATAGAAATTCACGTTCGTCGCCGCGGAGCTGGCGGTTCCGTTGTTCTTAACCGTAGCGTTCAAAGTAATGGCGCTGGTCTCGACCGGAGACGTCGGCGACCAAGATATGCCGGTGATCGTCAGATCCGGATTCGCCGAAGGCGTTCCGAACGCTTGGAACTCGGCGATCTGTCCGGCCGGTGCGCCGGTGTTGGACGTAATGTTAAGCTGTAGACGTTTCACCGTCGCCGTTACCGGAATCGTTACCGAATTGCCGGAGGCCGGATTAAACGTATACGATTGCGCGGATACGAGATTGCTAAAGGTCGTCGTGTTCTGATTGTGGCCGAGCACTTGAATCGTTTGCGTGCGCGTGCCCCATATCGAAGCCGGATTCAGCTTAAGCACGATAGACGTAATGTCATGGTTCGCCGCGAGATCAAGCGTTAACGTGCTTGGATTGCCGCCGCCTTCCCAATAGGTGTTGGTGTCGTTGTCGTTAGCGTTGGATGCCACGAAAGTTTGCGTGTTGGAGGATGCGGTGATCGATTTGCCGATCGCGATGTTGCTGCCGGGAGGCGGTGTCGGTGTTGGTGTTGGTGTCGGTGTTGGTGTTGGTGTCGGTGTTGGTGTTGGTGTCGGTGTTGGTGTTGGTGTTGGTGTCGGTGTTGGCGTAGGAGTTGGAGTCGGTGTTGGAGTCGGTGTTGTTGTCGTATCTACCGTGATTTGGTCAAGGTTAACGTTGCCGGAATCGCCCGCATCGTATTTGTAGGCAATCGTGTTGTTCCCCCCATTGAGGGTAAGAACTTCTTGTTTGCTCCCCCACGTATCCCAGTTCGCCAGACTAGGCAGAGAGGTTTGAAGGATTTTCGAACCGTTGACGTAGACGCTTACCGTCTTCGCGCTTCCGCTTGCGTTGGCGTACTTAAGCGTAACGTTGCGACTGCCAGCAGTCGGCACGGTAACGGTGAACGTCGTCGCCGCCCCTTGCGTCCAATATCCGTCAACAAAACCGGTTCCGGAGTAGCCGCTATGATCCGTATTCACTTTCGCCCCTCCCGACAATGCGGCAGCTTCGGCTTGGTAAGTGCCCGACGGCGGAGGCGTTGGCGTCGGACTTGGCGTCGGCGTTGGCCCGCTCGTACCGTATATTTCGAATTCCGACAGCTGAGCTGCCTGCCAGCCCGTATTCCCGGTAACGTTCAGCCGAACGTATCGGGTACTCGTAGCCGCAAAGTCGATCGTGACCGAGTTGCCTGCGACCGTAGGATTGAACGCATAACCCGCGGACCCTACGATGTTCGAGAATGTCGTTCCGTTCTCGCTCCCCTGCACGGCCAGCGTTTGCGTACGCGCTTCCCAACCTGCGGGAATTTTCAGAACGATCTGATCAATGCTCGTATTCGCCCCAAGATCAACTTGAATCCATTGAGGGAATGCATTGTTCGTGCTCTCCCAATAGGTGCTTGCGTTGCCGTCTTTCGCGTTATCCGGTCCGTAGACGTCGGCGTACCCGCTCGCCGTTACGGTTTTGCCCAGTGTCAGATTCGTCCCGCCAGCCGCGGAAACAACATCTGGAGATCCGACAGACAGAAAAAAGCCCGAGATTAGCATGGTAACGATAAGAGACCATGCGACGTACTTGCCTGTGCGCATTATTTTCCTCCTCGATTAAATGTGCAAACCTCCGAAAGTCCACAAATGTTAGCGCTTTCAAGTCCTCCTTTCTTGTAACAACCTCATTATAGAAACAGAGTGGATCAAGACATAAGAGGTAATCCTACGGAAAAGATATGCGATTCCAAGGTATTGCGCGTCCTGAAGCCCGATTGTTCATTATCCATGAAAAATCCAACCGTCAAACCACTTCAGAACGCCGTCCGCGTAAGAAACATAGATTTCCGTCCCCGATAGAATCGGGTAATACAACAGGAACAACAGCACGACAGCTCCGGCATAGAGATGCGTCCATTTCCGATTTTCGGGCTTGCCTTCTTCTATTTTCCGAATCCAATACACGATACATAAGACGATAAACGGTACGCAAGCGAAAAAATGATAAATGAAGGTCAGTCTAGGGACGAGTACCCACGGCAAATAAGCAGCACCGATCCCGACTAATACGACCGCCATGCTGGAATCTTGCTTTTTCCATGCCGCTCGTAAGGTCGCGATAACAGCGATCGTCCCCACCCACCATACCGCCGGATTTCCCATCGCAACAATGCTAGCCATCTTACTTGCCGGCAATTCCGAACCTCCGTAATACCAGATCGGTTTGCGAATGAGCGGCCATTCCCACCATGTCGACGAGAACGGATGCGTAGCGACCAGCTTGCTATGGTAAGAGTACATAAATTGCTGATACGACAAGACGTCCTTCCATCCGTGACCAGGACCCGGAACGAGCAGGAAAGGAATGTACGATGCCAGGTAGATCATCAACGGAACGACAACGAAGAACAAACCGGCATAAAGGATCGTCCATAGCGCATGATTCGCAAAAGGCAATTGCCTGTTTTCCCGGTACTCCTTATACCGGTTCCACAGCGAAAGAAAGAACAAGATCGCCAAACCCGCTCCCGCGTAAAGTCCGATCCATTTGGTCGCCGTGGCCAGTCCGAAAGCTAATCCGCTGATCGCAAGCGGTGGGATCGTCTTCAGCAGCTTATCTCGATGAAAGTTCATTTCATAATAGCGATGCATACGTTCGTAAGCCAACA
Encoded proteins:
- a CDS encoding discoidin domain-containing protein, which codes for MRTGKYVAWSLIVTMLISGFFLSVGSPDVVSAAGGTNLTLGKTVTASGYADVYGPDNAKDGNASTYWESTNNAFPQWIQVDLGANTSIDQIVLKIPAGWEARTQTLAVQGSENGTTFSNIVGSAGYAFNPTVAGNSVTIDFAATSTRYVRLNVTGNTGWQAAQLSEFEIYGTSGPTPTPSPTPTPPPSGTYQAEAAALSGGAKVNTDHSGYSGTGFVDGYWTQGAATTFTVTVPTAGSRNVTLKYANASGSAKTVSVYVNGSKILQTSLPSLANWDTWGSKQEVLTLNGGNNTIAYKYDAGDSGNVNLDQITVDTTTTPTPTPTPTPTPTPTPTPTPTPTPTPTPTPTPTPTPTPTPTPPPGSNIAIGKSITASSNTQTFVASNANDNDTNTYWEGGGNPSTLTLDLAANHDITSIVLKLNPASIWGTRTQTIQVLGHNQNTTTFSNLVSAQSYTFNPASGNSVTIPVTATVKRLQLNITSNTGAPAGQIAEFQAFGTPSANPDLTITGISWSPTSPVETSAITLNATVKNNGTASSAATNVNFYLNNELAGTAPVAGLAAGATTTVSVNAGTKSSATYSVSAKVDENNAIIEQNESNNNYTQPTSLTVVPVSSSDLVAAVSWTPTTPVANNSVSFAVNLKNQGTIASAAGAHGITVVLKNAAGATIQSFSGSYNGTLATGASAIVNIPGTWTAINGSYTVTTTAAVDANELAIKQANNTSTTNLVVYSARGASMPYSRYDTDDATRGGGATLQTAPTFDQSLIASEASDQRYISLPSNGSYLQWTVKQGQGGAGVTMRFTMPDSSNGMGLNGSLDVYVNGAKVKTVPLTSYYNWQYFSSDQPADTPSGGRPLFRFDEVHWKLDTPLQPGDTIRIQKANDSIEYGVDFLEIEPVPTAIARPANSVSVTDHGAVANDGQDDLAAFEAAVTAAVASGKSLYIPEGTFHLSSMWKIGTVANKLNNFTIMGAGIWHTNIQFTNPNVSGGGISFRIQGQLDFSHIYMNSNLRSRYHEGAIYKAFMDNFGTNSKVHNVWVEHFECGFWVGDYAHTPAIIASGLVIENSRIRNNLADGVNFAQGTSNSTVRNSSIRNNGDDGLAVWTSNVNGAPAGVNNTFSFNTIENNWRAGGIAFFGGGGHKATNNLIKDTVGGSAIRMNTVFPGYHFQNNTGILFSDTTIINSGTSKDLYNGERGAIDLEASNDSIKNVTFTNIDILNTQRSAIQFGYGGGFENIVFNTININGTGLDGITTSRFTTPHPGAAIYTYTGNGSATFNNLTTSNIAHPNLYFIQSGFGLIIH